The Kosakonia sp. SMBL-WEM22 sequence TGACTGGCCGAATAAGGACCAGCCGAAGAAGTAACCTTTCACCCCCGTTTGGGGGTGAATCTTTTATAGCAGCTCAATGATGTCATCATCGTTCGGCTTGCCGCCGCTTAACGCCTCATCAAAGTAGTGCTTCGGCACGGTGTACTGCAAATGATGCAGCGCCAGCGCCATGCTGCGATCGTCAATGGCGTGCCCCAGATCTTCAACGATATCAAGCGTGATATCGCCGCCTAACGCCGCAACCGCCTCTTCCGCCTTCACCGCCCACGCCAGATCGATCACCGGATCGTCGCCGCCGTGGATCAGGTGAATGGTATTAGTGGTGGCAACCCGCTGCGGCAGGCTGGCGTAACGACCGTTAAAGGCAATCACGCGCGAGGCGAGATCCGGCTGCGCCTTGATCCCCTCCAGCGCCATAATCGCCCCCTGCGAAAAGCCGATCAGCGCCGTGGCAAGCGGGCTGATACCGCTCTTTTGTTGCCAGTAACGCACCGCCTCAATAAACTGCGGCATCACCGCATCGACGCGCTGCTGGCGGTTCTCTTCACTGATATTGCCGACGGAGAACCACTGGCGACCCGGTGCGGCACCGCTCGCTTCAACGCCGCCGATGCTGACGATCAGCGCGTCGGGAAAGGCTGGCGCGAACCAGCGACCAATCTCGCCCATTGAAACCGGGTTATCGCCGACGCCGTGAAACAGCAGCAGCAGTTGCTTCGCAGGGCTTGTCGGGCGTTGCACAACAAAATGGGCATCTTTCATCAGGATCTCCTTAACGTGTCAGGTGCAGTCTACGCCGGGCAAAAAGAGTGACAATGCCATTTAACTGATGGAGATGGTTAAAAAAACTGTCTGGCCTGCACCTGCTTTTTCAGGGTTTCTGTACGCACTTCATCACCTGCCCGCAGCGCCAGAGCGGCTTCGGTGCGCTGCTGCGCCAGTAGCGCTTTGCGCCCTGGCAAGCCTAAACGCGCGCAGAGCTGCGCCTCGCGCTCAGAGTGGACAAGCTGGCCACGCAGCGCCGGGAGCGCGAGATCGCTCTGCGCAAGCAGGCGAGAAAGTGCGCCAGTGGCGGCCGAGAGCGGGCGATGGGCAAAAGCAAACCCGGCCAGCTCCAGCCAGTCCTCATCATTAAGGGTAGACCCCTGGGCCGGGGGCAGGGCTAACTTTTCCCCCTGCCAGTGCGAAAGCCACGGGAGATCGCGTGCCAGACGCTGCTGTTCATGCGCCGCCAGCGCATGCCCGGCTTCACTTAACGGCAACAGCGCCATCGCTGTAAAGCAGCCGCTACTCGCCTCTCGCTGGCTGCCAAGGCGCACCAGCTTAAAGCCGCAGCGCTGCCAGAAGTGCCACAACGCCTGGGTAAAACCAAAGCTGACCGATAGATAATCGCAGTCGCTGTCACGCGCCTGCGCCACCAGCGCGCGACCAATGCCTTCCCGCTGGCAGTGAGGATGCACGGCGATACGACTAATGCGTCGCCCGCGCAGCGTTGCGGCCAGCGGGCTGCCGCCGTGCGCGGCGAGTGATTGCGCCACCAGGTTGCCGCGCGGGCGGCGAAAACCGGCCCATACCGCCTGGCTTAGCTCGGGGGACAGCCCGCCCTCCTCTACCAGCCAGAGCGCGCCGACAATATGCTCTGCTTTTTTCGCCAGCCAGAAGTGCTGGCATGGCGCATCCATCATGCGTCGCAGATCGAGCGGCGAGGTGCGGTAGTGAGCGCTCGCCAGCAGGCGATAGAGTGCCGCAGACTGCGCAGGATGGCTCTGCCAGGCATTAGCAGGCAGCGGCGCGACCGTCAGCGCGCCGCTGGGTTTATCCGTCGCAACAGCATCATCCAGCAGCAGCAGTTCAGCCACCGCGCGCTCAAGCGGGCAACCCGCCGCCCAGCGCAGAGGCATGGAGAGCGCGCGGTGGCGTAAGTGTGGGAAACCAGCGCAAAACTTCAGTAAAAAGCCCTGTCCGGTGCCTTCGTAACCCTGCACCGTGGTGGTTAATAGCACATGGCTAAACGCGGCGGTAAGGGTATGCAGTAATGGGCCTGGGATAGCCGCGGCTTCATCGACAATCAGCCAGCCAGGCTGGCTTCCCTGCTGGTTTATCCGCTCCGCCAGCGCATCGGGGGCGATAAAATCGAACTTTTCGCCCGCGTAGTGCGAAAGCACGTCAGTGGCGGCGCGCGTTGGCGCAGTTACAACGGCTGGCGAAGTTAGCCTTGCGATATGCATCCCGGCGAGCGCGGATTTACCGCGTCCGCGCGGTGCGGTGACCACCATCACACCGGGTGGCATCGCAGCAAGTTCGGCGAGGATCGCCGCTTGTTCGCGCTGCGGCGCACCGTTGGCGGGATGCCACTCAGCACGAATGGGAAAATTAGCAACAGGTTGCGCGTCGCCTTCACGCCAGAGCAGCGTCTGCCCGTCGTGAAAAAGGGTGCGGCTAAAGTGGTCAACAAAAACCGGGGTCGGGATGGGATCGGCGGTGTCGCTCCAGCGGCGGCTGTCTGCGTCTGGCTGCTGCGCCCAGCGCTCGAGCGGCGGAACCAGCAGCAGCAGCCAGCTTCCCGCTTTTAGCGTGCCGCTAAGGGCGGCAAAGGCGGCAACATCGAAGCCGTCGCGCGCATCAAACACCGCATGGCTGAACTCACGCCCGAGCAGCGTCGTTAGCGCGCGCGGCGAGCAGTCGCCCGCTTCGCCCACCCAAAGCCAGTCGCCAGGGAGCGCGTCGCGCAGCTTCCCTGCCTCATCGGCGCACCACGCCGCGCTGCCGGAGAGCACCAGCAGGCGACGGATCCCTTCCCGCGCCATCTGCGCGCTCAGGTTTACCAGCGATTGCATAGTGAGGGCTTACAGACGCCCGCTAAAGGTGTCGCACTGCGCCGGATCGCCGCTATCCATGCCGCGTTTGAACCAACTGTAGCGCTGCGCCGAGGTGCCATGCGTAAAGCTGTCCGGGATCACGCGCCCCTGGCTACGCTGCTGCAAACGGTCATCGCCGATTGCCTGCGCCGCGTTCAGCGCCTCTTCGAGATCGCCCTCTTCCAGCACGCCCTGCTGCTGCATGCTGTGGCCCCAGACGCCGGCATAACAGTCAGCCTGCAACTCCATGCGTACCGAGAGAGCATTGACCTCTTTCTCGCTGGCGTGCTGCTGCAGCTGACGCACTTTCGCCTCGGTGCCGAGCAGTTTTTGCACATGATGGCCCACTTCATGGGCAATCACATAACCCTGAGCAAAATCACCACCGGCACCGAGTTTGTTTTTCATCTCATCATAGAAGGAGAGATCGATATAGACCTTGCTGTCTGCTGGGCAGTAGAACGGCCCCATAATTGACTGCCCCATGCCGCAACCGGTGTTGAACTGATTGCGGTAGAGCACCAGTTTTGGCTGCTGGTATTGACGCCCCATTTTCTGGAACA is a genomic window containing:
- the ypfH gene encoding esterase produces the protein MKDAHFVVQRPTSPAKQLLLLFHGVGDNPVSMGEIGRWFAPAFPDALIVSIGGVEASGAAPGRQWFSVGNISEENRQQRVDAVMPQFIEAVRYWQQKSGISPLATALIGFSQGAIMALEGIKAQPDLASRVIAFNGRYASLPQRVATTNTIHLIHGGDDPVIDLAWAVKAEEAVAALGGDITLDIVEDLGHAIDDRSMALALHHLQYTVPKHYFDEALSGGKPNDDDIIELL
- a CDS encoding GNAT family N-acetyltransferase, which codes for MQSLVNLSAQMAREGIRRLLVLSGSAAWCADEAGKLRDALPGDWLWVGEAGDCSPRALTTLLGREFSHAVFDARDGFDVAAFAALSGTLKAGSWLLLLVPPLERWAQQPDADSRRWSDTADPIPTPVFVDHFSRTLFHDGQTLLWREGDAQPVANFPIRAEWHPANGAPQREQAAILAELAAMPPGVMVVTAPRGRGKSALAGMHIARLTSPAVVTAPTRAATDVLSHYAGEKFDFIAPDALAERINQQGSQPGWLIVDEAAAIPGPLLHTLTAAFSHVLLTTTVQGYEGTGQGFLLKFCAGFPHLRHRALSMPLRWAAGCPLERAVAELLLLDDAVATDKPSGALTVAPLPANAWQSHPAQSAALYRLLASAHYRTSPLDLRRMMDAPCQHFWLAKKAEHIVGALWLVEEGGLSPELSQAVWAGFRRPRGNLVAQSLAAHGGSPLAATLRGRRISRIAVHPHCQREGIGRALVAQARDSDCDYLSVSFGFTQALWHFWQRCGFKLVRLGSQREASSGCFTAMALLPLSEAGHALAAHEQQRLARDLPWLSHWQGEKLALPPAQGSTLNDEDWLELAGFAFAHRPLSAATGALSRLLAQSDLALPALRGQLVHSEREAQLCARLGLPGRKALLAQQRTEAALALRAGDEVRTETLKKQVQARQFF
- a CDS encoding neutral zinc metallopeptidase → MRWQGRRESDNVEDRRSQSGGPSMGGGGFRLPRGKGGLILLVIVVVASYYGVDLTGMLTGQPVSAPSSQQAAVNPKEDEAARFSSVIFASTEDTWGQLFQKMGRQYQQPKLVLYRNQFNTGCGMGQSIMGPFYCPADSKVYIDLSFYDEMKNKLGAGGDFAQGYVIAHEVGHHVQKLLGTEAKVRQLQQHASEKEVNALSVRMELQADCYAGVWGHSMQQQGVLEEGDLEEALNAAQAIGDDRLQQRSQGRVIPDSFTHGTSAQRYSWFKRGMDSGDPAQCDTFSGRL